One window of the Zea mays cultivar B73 chromosome 3, Zm-B73-REFERENCE-NAM-5.0, whole genome shotgun sequence genome contains the following:
- the LOC111591182 gene encoding uncharacterized protein: MVRIIQTTRINTNYIPLPRQVPVYPVVVEEIPVDLPRIRVENGVILEDSSEDFLPAPTPLAESLAFAAGSSASAPPAPAVQAPGPRGDHPDDSGDDNEDDEEEEDEENINEEANEEQQDHYVGLWPVTEHYTSMFEAGHFPNLLQDVLLALGTYVRPLYETRRVYEPPRDCYYITRIHVRVMDAGDRGFRTLSAHESLTPLSTDVALVSNAAKRTLWSLSHTYWQLLQNTKYMHLPLCIP, encoded by the coding sequence atggttcgtatCATTCAAACCACTCGGATCAACACCAATTACATCCCTCTGCCACGACAAGTtcctgtctacccagtggtagtcgaggaaatccctgtggatctccctcgcattcgGGTGGAGAACGGAGTCATtctggaggacagctcggaggaCTTTCTGCCTGCGCCCACCCCGTTGGCAGAGTCACTAGCCTTCGCAGCTGGATCGTCAGCTTCAGCACCGCCAGCACCAGCAGTCCAAGCCCCAGGTCCCAGAGGCGACCACCCGGACGACTCTGGTGACGATAATGAAgatgacgaagaagaagaagatgaggaaaacatCAACGAGGAGGCCAACGAAGAACAGCAGGACCACTACGTGGGGTTATGGCCTGTCACTGAACATTATACCTCAATGTTCGAGGCAGGGCATTTCCCTAACCTGCTGCAGGATGTTCTGCTTGCGTTGGGAACCTACGTCCGACCCCTGTATGAGACAAGGCGAGTGTACGAGCCTCCTCGGgattgctactacatcactcgcattcatgtcagggtgatggatgcaggtgatAGAGGGTTCAGGACTCTGTCAGCTCATGAGTCTCTGACGCCGCTATCCACCGACGTTGCTTTGGTCAGCAATGCTGCTAAGCGAACTCTGTGGTCCCTCAGCCACACCTACTGGCAGCTGCTGCAAAACACGAAGTACATGCATCTTCCTCTATGTATTCCTTGA